In a single window of the Gossypium hirsutum isolate 1008001.06 chromosome D02, Gossypium_hirsutum_v2.1, whole genome shotgun sequence genome:
- the LOC107909920 gene encoding putative receptor-like protein kinase At4g00960 → MWIKLKALSSILSHLLLGIALVDANLRCYDTEETTPNGCYTCLNASIQDLIASCPNRKEALSWGGDPPCLARYANRPFFGILELQPTDSGYNTADITSNLTQFDTIWESLMDRVVSKASSGSSTKYATGEADFTAFQTIHALMQCTPDLSHKDCDSCLRQSVSYYESCCRGKQGGYVQKPNCWFRWDLCPFYTRNASTAASLSPPPSPASPPPLSVNSTRKKGDGGSHSSHTIAIIIVPIVILVAVLIILAVAVLLKRIKKTKRDDQNNKTHGEALQFDFNAVRVATDNFSDANLLGRGGFGSVYKGQLEDGRKVAVKRLSESSGQGEQEFKNEVMLLAKLQHRNLVRLLGLSFEQKERILIYEFLPNSSLDNFIFDPVKCLILNWEKRYKIIEGIAKGLLYLHEDSQYRIIHRDLKPANILLDEEMNPKISDFGMAKLFTVDQTRADTSKVVGTYGYMAPEYAWHGQYSVKSDVYSFGVLVLEIISGKKISSFSNQEVGDSLLTHAWRNWREGTPLEVVDPILRDGSRSEIMRCIHLGLLCVQDNIDSRPTMASVVLMLSSYSISLPVPSRPAFSMHSTMETETKSQSSSLSNQSKRENIQVSVNEASISELDPR, encoded by the exons ATGTGGATTAAACTTAAAGCTCTTTCTTCAATTCTCTCCCATCTGCTTCTCGGCATTGCTCTCGTTGACGCTAACCTACGATGCTATGACACTG AGGAGACTACTCCAAACGGTTGTTATACATGTCTCAATGCCTCAATCCAGGATCTCATAGCTAGCTGTCCCAACAGAAAAGAAGCCCTTTCATGGGGAGGTGATCCTCCTTGTCTTGCACGCTATGCAAATCGCCCCTTTTTCGGAATCCTGGAACTACAACCCACTGATTCAGGCTATAATACGGCGGACATCACTTCCAACTTAACTCAATTTGATACTATTTGGGAGAGTTTGATGGACAGAGTGGTGAGCAAGGCTTCCAGCGGGTCTTCTACTAAGTATGCAACCGGGGAAGCAGATTTTACAGCATTCCAAACGATACATGCACTTATGCAGTGCACTCCAGATTTATCACACAAGGATTGTGATTCCTGCCTAAGGCAATCCGTGAGTTACTATGAAAGCTGTTGCCGTGGAAAGCAGGGAGGTTATGTTCAGAAGCCTAACTGTTGGTTCAGATGGGATTTGTGTCCTTTCTATACACGCAATGCTTCTACTGCTGCATCCTTATCTCCTCCACCCTCTCCTGCTAGTCCTCCGCCACTGTCAGTGAACTCTACAAGAAAAAAAG GGGACGGAGGCAGCCATTCATCCCATACCATTGCCATTATAATTGTTCCAATAGTCATCTTGGTGGCAGTACTTATCATACTTGCAGTTGCTGTTCTCcttaaaaggataaaaaaaacaaagagggATGATCAAA ATAACAAGACCCATGGGGAAGCATTGCAGTTTGACTTTAATGCTGTAAGAGTTGCAACAGACAACTTCTCAGACGCCAACTTGCTTGGACGAGGGGGATTTGGTTCTGTTTATAAG GGTCAGCTTGAAGACGGACGAAAAGTAGCTGTAAAGAGGCTGTCTGAAAGTTCGGGACAAGGAGAACAAGAATTCAAGAATGAAGTGATGTTATTGGCAAAGCTTCAACACAGGAATTTGGTTAGGCTTCTTGGTTTAAGCTTTGAACAAAAGGAAAGGATTCTCATCTACGAGTTTCTGCCTAACTCAAGCCTTGATAACTTTATATTCG ATCCAGTAAAGTGTTTAATTCTAAATTGGGAGAAGAGGTACAAAATTATAGAGGGAATAGCTAAGGGACTTCTTTATCTTCATGAAGATTCTCAATACCGAATTATCCATCGCGACTTAAAACCAGCTAACATATTGTTAGATGAAGAGATGAATCCTAAAATCTCAGATTTTGGAATGGCGAAATTGTTTACGGTTGATCAAACTCGAGCTGACACAAGCAAAGTCGTTGGGACCTA TGGATACATGGCTCCTGAGTATGCATGGCATGGACAATATTCAGTTAAATCCGATGTTTACAGCTTTGGAGTATTGGTTTTGGAAATCATTAGTGGTAAAAAAATCAGTAGCTTCTCCAACCAAGAAGTGGGCGACTCTCTTCTAACCCAT GCATGGAGAAACTGGAGAGAAGGAACTCCTTTGGAAGTAGTAGATCCAATCCTGAGGGATGGCTCCAGAAGTGAAATAATGAGATGTATCCATCTTGGGTTGCTTTGTGTTCAAGACAATATTGATTCTAGACCAACCATGGCCTCTGTCGTTCTCATGCTTAGTAGCTATTCCATATCACTGCCAGTGCCATCAAGACCTGCATTTTCCATGCATTCCACCATGGAGACAGAAACGAAGTCTCAGTCATCATCACTCTCCAATCAATCTAAACGAGAAAACATTCAAGTGTCAGTCAACGAGGCTTCAATTTCTGAACTAGATCCTCGGTGA
- the LOC107909882 gene encoding putative receptor-like protein kinase At4g00960 isoform X2 codes for MPSFNLISSVLLFFYIFDLAAEANPSFLYKFCYDKDTTFTTNSTYGTNLNLLLSSLTSNAHRIDGFYNTTVGQQPPDRIYGLFLCRGDVTPDVCRDCVAAAARNATSLCPVEKNSVIWYDKCMLRYSNESIFSTMETRPGGTVWDNDTFTEEEDFVDIVASLVKDVASEAADAPMGAKKFATKEANLSGSQKLYSLAQCTPDISDVACNLCLESAITEFSDCCRQKEKATRASSLLPSCNVQYGLTPFYNKTAGEVSRSKPSPLPPGDSGKGKSSSQTIIYIIVPTVGFLVLLSTFCYCILRRKARMKPYLLKDQKDKSKARTMNSLQYDMSTIEAATDNFSDANMIGVGGFGSVYKGTLANGQQIAVKRLSRSSKQGAEEFKNEVALVAKLQHRNLVRLLGFCVEREERMLIYEFVPNKSLDCFLFDTEKQKQLDWPTRLKIVKGTARGLLYLHTDSRLKIVHRDLKPSNILLDEDMNPKISDFGMARIVEENHNLEYTKKIVGTYGYIAPEYAVHGIFSFKSDVYSYGVLTLEIVGGKTNSSFYNPESAESLLSYAWRYWTERRPLEIMDPTLRDSYVSDEVIRCIQIGLLCVQQNPKSRPTMARIVPMLSSSDITLPPPQHPAFFFGTKTRGSTSGEEMGLDRSTRKFQCSTNDVSITEFYPR; via the exons ATGCCTTCCTTCAACCTCATTTCCTCTGTGCTTTTGTTTTTTTACATCTTTGATCTCGCAGCCGAAGCCAACCCAAGTTTCTTATACAAGTTCTGTTATGACAAAGATACCACTTTCACAACAAACAGCACTTATGGAACCAATCTCAATCTCCTCCTCTCTTCTCTTACCTCCAACGCCCACCGGATCGACGGTTTCTACAACACCACGGTGGGGCAACAACCACCCGACAGAATCTACGGTCTCTTCCTTTGTCGAGGGGATGTTACACCGGATGTTTGCCGAGACTGTGTGGCTGCAGCTGCCAGGAATGCTACTAGTCTTTGTCCCGTGGAGAAAAACTCTGTGATTTGGTACGATAAATGCATGCTACGTTACTCGAATGAATCTATCTTTTCGACGATGGAAACCAGGCCTGGTGGGACTGTATGGGATAACGACACTTTTACGGAAGAGGAAGACTTCGTTGACATAGTGGCGTCTTTGGTGAAAGATGTAGCGAGCGAGGCAGCCGATGCTCCAATGGGTGCTAAAAAGTTTGCGACCAAAGAGGCGAATCTTAGCGGGTCTCAAAAGCTGTACAGCCTTGCACAGTGCACGCCGGATATTTCCGACGTGGCTTGCAATTTATGTCTTGAGAGTGCTATTACAGAATTCTCAGATTGTTGTCGTCAAAAAGAGAAAGCAACTCGAGCAAGTTCATTGCTGCCTAGCTGCAATGTTCAATATGGATTAACCCCATTTTATAACAAAACTGCAGGGGAAGTATCCAGGTCCAAGCCATCTCCTCTGCCGCCAGGAGATTCAGGGAAAGGGAAGAGCTCATCACAGACAATTATTTACATTATTGTTCCAACGGTTGGTTTCTTAGTGCTTTTGTCAACATTTTGTTATTGCATTCTAAGAAGGAAAGCAAGGATGAAACCCTATTTGCTAAAGGACCAGAAGG ATAAAAGCAAGGCTAGAACCATGAATTCTTTACAATATGACATGAGCACTATTGAAGCAGCTACAGACAATTTCTCTGACGCAAACATGATTGGTGTGGGTGGATTTGGCAGTGTGTATAAG GGTACACTTGCAAATGGACAACAAATTGCAGTGAAAAGGCTATCAAGAAGTTCTAAACAAGGTGCAGAGGAATTCAAGAATGAGGTTGCGTTGGTAGCCAAGCTTCAGCACCGGAATCTTGTGAGGCTGTTGGGATTTTGCGTTGAAAGAGAAGAGAGGATGCTCATCTATGAGTTTGTCCCCAACAAAAGCCTAGACTGTTTCCTCTTTG ATACTGAGAAGCAGAAACAATTAGATTGGCCAACACGTCTCAAGATAGTTAAAGGAACCGCTCGTGGACTTCTATATCTTCATACAGATTCAAGGCTCAAGATTGTACATCGTGATCTCAAACCAAGCAATATCTTGTTGGATGAGGATATGAATCCCAAAATATCAGATTTTGGAATGGCTAGAATTGTTGAAGAAAACCACAACCTCGAATATACCAAGAAGATTGTTGGGACATA TGGTTATATTGCTCCAGAATATGCAGTGCATGGGATATTCTCTTTCAAATCCGATGTGTATAGCTATGGCGTGTTGACACTTGAAATTGTTGGTGGCAAAACGAACTCCAGTTTCTATAATCCTGAAAGTGCTGAGAGCCTTCTGAGCTAT GCTTGGAGATATTGGACAGAGAGGAGGCCGCTGGAGATAATGGATCCGACTTTAAGAGATTCTTATGTGAGTGATGAAGTCATTAGGTGCATTCAGATTGGTTTGCTGTGCGTCCAACAAAATCCAAAGTCAAGGCCGACGATGGCTAGAATTGTTCCCATGCTTAGCAGTTCTGATATTACTTTACCACCACCGCAACACCCTGCCTTCTTTTTCGGAACAAAGACAAGAGGAAGCACCTCAGGAGAAGAGATGGGATTGGATCGATCAACAAGGAAGTTCCAGTGCTCAACAAATGATGTATCTATCACCGAATTTTACCCTCGGTAG
- the LOC107909882 gene encoding cysteine-rich receptor-like protein kinase 25 isoform X1, whose protein sequence is MPSFNLISSVLLFFYIFDLAAEANPSFLYKFCYDKDTTFTTNSTYGTNLNLLLSSLTSNAHRIDGFYNTTVGQQPPDRIYGLFLCRGDVTPDVCRDCVAAAARNATSLCPVEKNSVIWYDKCMLRYSNESIFSTMETRPGGTVWDNDTFTEEEDFVDIVASLVKDVASEAADAPMGAKKFATKEANLSGSQKLYSLAQCTPDISDVACNLCLESAITEFSDCCRQKEKATRASSLLPSCNVQYGLTPFYNKTAGEVSRSKPSPLPPGDSGKGKSSSQTIIYIIVPTVGFLVLLSTFCYCILRRKARMKPYLLKDQKDKSKARTMNSLQYDMSTIEAATDNFSDANMIGVGGFGSVYKGTLANGQQIAVKRLSRSSKQGAEEFKNEVALVAKLQHRNLVRLLGFCVEREERMLIYEFVPNKSLDCFLFGLPLFNLKLSPKDTYMLWIKLLLMDIDTEKQKQLDWPTRLKIVKGTARGLLYLHTDSRLKIVHRDLKPSNILLDEDMNPKISDFGMARIVEENHNLEYTKKIVGTYGYIAPEYAVHGIFSFKSDVYSYGVLTLEIVGGKTNSSFYNPESAESLLSYAWRYWTERRPLEIMDPTLRDSYVSDEVIRCIQIGLLCVQQNPKSRPTMARIVPMLSSSDITLPPPQHPAFFFGTKTRGSTSGEEMGLDRSTRKFQCSTNDVSITEFYPR, encoded by the exons ATGCCTTCCTTCAACCTCATTTCCTCTGTGCTTTTGTTTTTTTACATCTTTGATCTCGCAGCCGAAGCCAACCCAAGTTTCTTATACAAGTTCTGTTATGACAAAGATACCACTTTCACAACAAACAGCACTTATGGAACCAATCTCAATCTCCTCCTCTCTTCTCTTACCTCCAACGCCCACCGGATCGACGGTTTCTACAACACCACGGTGGGGCAACAACCACCCGACAGAATCTACGGTCTCTTCCTTTGTCGAGGGGATGTTACACCGGATGTTTGCCGAGACTGTGTGGCTGCAGCTGCCAGGAATGCTACTAGTCTTTGTCCCGTGGAGAAAAACTCTGTGATTTGGTACGATAAATGCATGCTACGTTACTCGAATGAATCTATCTTTTCGACGATGGAAACCAGGCCTGGTGGGACTGTATGGGATAACGACACTTTTACGGAAGAGGAAGACTTCGTTGACATAGTGGCGTCTTTGGTGAAAGATGTAGCGAGCGAGGCAGCCGATGCTCCAATGGGTGCTAAAAAGTTTGCGACCAAAGAGGCGAATCTTAGCGGGTCTCAAAAGCTGTACAGCCTTGCACAGTGCACGCCGGATATTTCCGACGTGGCTTGCAATTTATGTCTTGAGAGTGCTATTACAGAATTCTCAGATTGTTGTCGTCAAAAAGAGAAAGCAACTCGAGCAAGTTCATTGCTGCCTAGCTGCAATGTTCAATATGGATTAACCCCATTTTATAACAAAACTGCAGGGGAAGTATCCAGGTCCAAGCCATCTCCTCTGCCGCCAGGAGATTCAGGGAAAGGGAAGAGCTCATCACAGACAATTATTTACATTATTGTTCCAACGGTTGGTTTCTTAGTGCTTTTGTCAACATTTTGTTATTGCATTCTAAGAAGGAAAGCAAGGATGAAACCCTATTTGCTAAAGGACCAGAAGG ATAAAAGCAAGGCTAGAACCATGAATTCTTTACAATATGACATGAGCACTATTGAAGCAGCTACAGACAATTTCTCTGACGCAAACATGATTGGTGTGGGTGGATTTGGCAGTGTGTATAAG GGTACACTTGCAAATGGACAACAAATTGCAGTGAAAAGGCTATCAAGAAGTTCTAAACAAGGTGCAGAGGAATTCAAGAATGAGGTTGCGTTGGTAGCCAAGCTTCAGCACCGGAATCTTGTGAGGCTGTTGGGATTTTGCGTTGAAAGAGAAGAGAGGATGCTCATCTATGAGTTTGTCCCCAACAAAAGCCTAGACTGTTTCCTCTTTGGTCTGCCCCTCTTCAACTTAAAGCTTTCACCAAAAGATACATATATGTTATGGATTAAACTGTTACTTATGGACATTG ATACTGAGAAGCAGAAACAATTAGATTGGCCAACACGTCTCAAGATAGTTAAAGGAACCGCTCGTGGACTTCTATATCTTCATACAGATTCAAGGCTCAAGATTGTACATCGTGATCTCAAACCAAGCAATATCTTGTTGGATGAGGATATGAATCCCAAAATATCAGATTTTGGAATGGCTAGAATTGTTGAAGAAAACCACAACCTCGAATATACCAAGAAGATTGTTGGGACATA TGGTTATATTGCTCCAGAATATGCAGTGCATGGGATATTCTCTTTCAAATCCGATGTGTATAGCTATGGCGTGTTGACACTTGAAATTGTTGGTGGCAAAACGAACTCCAGTTTCTATAATCCTGAAAGTGCTGAGAGCCTTCTGAGCTAT GCTTGGAGATATTGGACAGAGAGGAGGCCGCTGGAGATAATGGATCCGACTTTAAGAGATTCTTATGTGAGTGATGAAGTCATTAGGTGCATTCAGATTGGTTTGCTGTGCGTCCAACAAAATCCAAAGTCAAGGCCGACGATGGCTAGAATTGTTCCCATGCTTAGCAGTTCTGATATTACTTTACCACCACCGCAACACCCTGCCTTCTTTTTCGGAACAAAGACAAGAGGAAGCACCTCAGGAGAAGAGATGGGATTGGATCGATCAACAAGGAAGTTCCAGTGCTCAACAAATGATGTATCTATCACCGAATTTTACCCTCGGTAG